The Danio rerio strain Tuebingen ecotype United States chromosome 1, GRCz12tu, whole genome shotgun sequence genome includes a region encoding these proteins:
- the LOC141386219 gene encoding uncharacterized protein, translated as MCLLIPVVTNTRKTREVRCRRNPHNLRSIHVSTISQLSLSVGLWNCQSAVNKADFITSIATYSDYNLMALTETWLRPEDTATHATLSANFSFSHTPRQTGRGGGTGLLISKEWKFTLIPSLPTISSFEFHAVTIIHPFYINVVVIYRPPGDFNIYVDKPQAADFQTLLASFDLKRAPTSATHKSGNQLDLIYTRHCFTDQTIVTPLQISDHFLLSLNIHITPEPPHTPTLVTFRRNLRSLSPNRLSTIVSDSLPPSRKLTALDSNSATNTLCSTLASCLDRLCPLASRPARASPPAPWLSDALREHRSKLRAAERIWRKTKNPAHLLTYQTLLSSFSAEVTSAKQTYYRLKINNATNPRLLFKTFSSLLYPPPPPASSTLTTDDFATFFCTKTAKISAQFAAPTTNTQDTTPTPHTLTSFSQLSESEVSKLVLSSHATTCPLDPIPSHLLQAISPAVIPTLTHIINTSLDSGLFPTTFKQARVTPLLKKPNLDHTLLENYRPVSLLPFMAKILEKVVFNQVLDFLTQNNLMDNKQSGFKKGHSTETALLSVVEDLRLAKADSKSSVLILLDLSAAFDTVNHQILLSTLESLGVAGTVIQWFRSYLSDRSFRVSWRGEVSNLQHLNTGVPQGSVLGPLLFSIYTSSLGPVIQRHGFSYHCYADDTQLYLSFHPDDPSVPARISACLLDISHWMKDHHLQLNLAKTEMLVVSANPTLHHNFSIQMDGATITASKMVKSLGVTIDDQLNFSDHISRTARSCRFALYNIRKIRPFLSEHAAQLLVQALVLSKLDYCNSLLAGLPANSIKPLQLLQNAAARVVFNEPKRAHVTPLLVRLHWLPVAARIKFKTLMFDYKVTSGLAPSYLHSLLQIYVPSRNLRSVNERRLVVPSQRGKKSLSRTLTLNLPSWWNELPNCIRTAESLAIFKKRLKTQLFSLHFTS; from the exons atgtgtttactaattcctgttgttactaacactcgcaaaacacgggaggtgcgctgcaggcgtaatcctcacaaccttcgttcaatacatgtatctactatttcacaactctctctctccgtgggcctctggaattgtcaatcagctgttaacaaggctgattttattacctccatagctacatattctgactataatctcatggctctaactgagacctggttgaggccggaggacactgctacacatgctactctttctgctaatttctctttttcccacactcctcgtcagacagggagagggggtgggactggactactaatttccaaagaatggaaatttactctgataccgtccctgccaacaatcagctcctttgaattccatgcagtcaccattatccaccccttctacataaatgtggttgtcatctaccgcccaccag gtgacttcaacatttacgttgacaaaccgcaagctgcagactttcagactctgcttgcctcttttgacctaaaaagagcacctacttctgctacccacaaatcaggtaatcagctagaccttatttacacacgacactgcttcactgatcaaacaatagtaactccactacaaatatctgatcatttccttctgtctctcaacatccacattactcctgagccgccacacactccaacactggttacctttcgcagaaacctacgatctctctcacccaatagactatccaccattgtttcagactctcttcctccatctcgcaaactcactgcacttgattcgaacagtgccactaatacactctgctccacactagcatcatgtctagaccgattatgtcctcttgcatccaggccagcccgtgccagtcctcctgcaccctggctctcggatgctctccgtgagcatcgctcaaaacttcgggctgcagagagaatttggcggaaaactaaaaatcctgcacatctcttaacataccaaactcttctgtcctctttctcagctgaggttacttctgcaaagcagacgtattaccgtctgaaaatcaacaatgccactaatcctcgcctactttttaaaacattttcctccctcctctatcctcctcctccacccgcatcctccacacttactactgatgactttgctacattcttctgcaccaaaactgcaaaaatcagtgctcaatttgctgcacctacaacaaacacgcaagatacaacaccaacaccacacacactcacctctttttctcagctctctgagtctgaggtgtccaaacttgtgctatctagccatgcaaccacctgtccactcgatcccattccctctcatctcttgcaagccatctctcctgcagtcataccaacactgactcacataattaacacatctcttgactctggtttattccccactacatttaagcaggctagggtaaccccactgctaaagaaacccaacctggaccatacgctacttgaaaactacagaccagtatccctgcttccattcatggccaagattctggagaaagtagtgttcaatcaagtcctggactttcttactcaaaacaatctcatggacaacaagcaatccggctttaagaaaggccactcaactgagactgccctgctctcggtcgtggaggatctcagactggctaaagcagactctaaatcatcagtcctcattttgctggacttgtcagctgcttttgacactgtcaaccaccagatcctgctatctacgcttgagtcactgggcgttgcgggcactgttatacaatggtttagatcttacctctctgacaggtcattcagggtgtcttggaggggagaggtgtccaacctacagcatctaaacactggggtacctcaaggctctgttcttgggccacttctcttctccatctacacatcatctctaggaccagtcatccagagacatggattctcctaccactgctatgctgatgacacccagctatacctctcttttcatcctgatgatccctcggttccagctcgtatctcagcctgcctgttggatatttcacactggatgaaagatcatcatcttcagctgaacctcgcaaaaacggaaatgcttgtagtttctgccaacccgactctacaccataacttttcaatccagatggatggggcaaccattactgcatccaaaatggtgaaaagccttggagtaacgattgatgaccaactaaacttctctgaccacatttctagaactgctcgatcgtgcagatttgcactctataacatcagaaagatccgacccttcttatctgaacatgcagctcaactccttgttcaagctcttgttctctccaaactggattactgcaactctctactagctgggcttccagctaactctatcaagcctcttcaactgctccagaatgcagcagcacgagttgtcttcaatgaacctaaacgagcacatgtcactccgctgctagtccgtttgcactggctgccagttgctgctcgcatcaaattcaaaactctgatgtttgactacaaagtgacttctggcctagcaccttcttatctgcactcacttctgcagatctatgtgccctccagaaacttgcgttctgtgaatgaacgtcgcctcgtggttccatcccaaagagggaaaaaatcactttcgcgaacgctcacgctcaatctgcccagttggtggaatgaactccctaactgcatcagaacagcagagtcactcgctattttcaagaaacgactaaaaactcaactatttagtctccacttcacttcctaa